One window from the genome of Dyella sp. A6 encodes:
- a CDS encoding GNAT family N-acetyltransferase, whose product MHVDGQRCELDYVLDGQVMTIVHTAVPSVVAGRGLAGELAQAAMDAARTAGWKVVSACSYIAAWLRRHPGYADLLA is encoded by the coding sequence ATGCACGTGGACGGCCAACGCTGCGAGCTGGACTATGTGCTGGATGGCCAGGTCATGACGATCGTCCACACGGCGGTGCCTTCGGTAGTAGCTGGACGCGGCCTGGCTGGCGAGCTGGCGCAGGCGGCGATGGATGCCGCGCGCACGGCGGGGTGGAAGGTGGTGTCTGCCTGCAGCTATATAGCGGCATGGCTTCGGCGTCATCCCGGCTACGCTGATCTTCTGGCCTGA
- a CDS encoding OsmC family protein, with product MIKRSASATWTGGLENGKGRVSTQTGVLRNAPYGCRSRFGNGPGTSPEELLAAAHAGCYSMALAHDLESAGTPATRIETHAEVTLEHRDDGFTIAAVHLACRAHVPDIDMGLFEQIAQATRFGCPLSKALNARITLDASLDG from the coding sequence ATGATCAAGCGATCCGCATCCGCAACCTGGACCGGCGGATTGGAGAACGGGAAAGGGCGCGTGTCCACCCAGACCGGCGTCCTGCGCAACGCGCCCTACGGATGCCGCTCCCGCTTCGGCAACGGCCCGGGAACCAGTCCCGAGGAATTGCTGGCGGCCGCACATGCCGGCTGCTACTCGATGGCACTGGCACATGACCTGGAAAGCGCCGGCACCCCAGCCACGCGCATCGAGACCCATGCCGAAGTCACGCTGGAACATCGCGACGACGGCTTTACCATCGCCGCCGTGCACCTTGCCTGTCGCGCCCATGTCCCTGACATCGACATGGGTCTGTTCGAGCAGATCGCGCAGGCGACCCGGTTCGGCTGCCCACTGTCGAAAGCGCTGAACGCGCGCATCA